A genome region from Mycobacterium florentinum includes the following:
- a CDS encoding WXG100 family type VII secretion target: MATRFMTDPHAMRAMAGRFEMHAQTVSDEARKMWASSMNIAGAGWSGQAQATSYDTMGQMNQAFNNIVNMLHGVRDGLIRDANNYETQEQHSQQILGS, encoded by the coding sequence ATGGCAACACGTTTTATGACCGACCCGCACGCGATGCGTGCGATGGCGGGCCGTTTTGAGATGCACGCGCAGACGGTGTCGGATGAGGCTCGCAAGATGTGGGCGTCGTCGATGAACATCGCCGGTGCGGGCTGGAGTGGTCAGGCGCAGGCCACGTCGTACGACACGATGGGTCAGATGAACCAGGCGTTCAACAACATTGTCAACATGCTCCACGGTGTGCGTGACGGGCTCATCCGTGACGCCAACAACTACGAGACGCAAGAGCAGCACTCGCAGCAGATCCTCGGCAGCTAG